One Nitrospira sp. SG-bin1 genomic window carries:
- a CDS encoding glycosyl transferase family 1, whose translation MLTFENQKRPTVLLVGNFLSATRGTRSVCEDLAFRLKAADWCIITTSFRPGRLARLLDFLQTVWRCRNQYHVAHVDVYSGPAFLWAELVCWALRMVKKPYVLTLRGGNLPAFAQKTGERVPRLLRSSPIVTTPSAYLFEQMRPYHKELELLPNPLDLEKYSFKDRAHPVPKLVWLRAFHHIYNPSLAVRVVAQLAQDFPEVRLVMMGPDKGDGSFEQMKGLTSQLGVNDRLMCTGTVTKDEIPKLLNQGDIFLNTPRVDNTPVSVLEAMACGLCIVSTNVGGIPYLLKDESDALLVPTDDAAAMAQAVRRFLTEDGLADRLSKNARIKVEQFDWPSILPKWEKILMEVAAQARK comes from the coding sequence ATGCTAACTTTTGAAAACCAGAAACGTCCAACCGTGCTCTTAGTCGGCAACTTCCTATCTGCTACTAGGGGAACTCGGAGTGTGTGCGAGGACCTTGCCTTCCGACTCAAGGCTGCCGATTGGTGCATTATCACAACATCCTTTCGTCCTGGTCGGTTAGCACGGTTGCTTGATTTTCTGCAGACTGTTTGGCGGTGTCGAAATCAATATCATGTGGCACATGTCGATGTCTACAGTGGGCCGGCATTCCTGTGGGCTGAGTTGGTGTGTTGGGCTTTAAGAATGGTGAAGAAGCCATATGTGTTGACGCTTCGTGGAGGAAATCTTCCGGCATTTGCTCAAAAGACCGGTGAACGTGTCCCTCGCTTATTACGGAGTTCCCCTATTGTTACTACACCCTCGGCCTATCTCTTTGAGCAAATGAGACCCTACCACAAGGAGTTAGAGCTGTTGCCAAATCCATTGGACCTGGAAAAGTATTCGTTTAAGGATCGAGCGCATCCTGTCCCCAAGTTAGTCTGGCTCAGGGCATTCCATCATATCTACAATCCCTCGCTCGCTGTTCGGGTAGTCGCTCAGCTGGCACAGGACTTTCCAGAGGTTCGGCTAGTCATGATGGGCCCCGATAAGGGTGATGGGAGTTTTGAACAGATGAAAGGATTGACATCGCAACTTGGCGTCAATGATAGGCTGATGTGCACGGGCACTGTCACTAAAGATGAAATTCCCAAGTTACTCAATCAAGGCGATATTTTTTTGAATACACCCAGAGTGGACAATACGCCAGTGAGTGTGCTCGAAGCCATGGCTTGTGGATTATGCATTGTGAGTACGAATGTAGGAGGCATCCCTTATTTGCTCAAAGACGAGAGCGATGCACTCCTTGTTCCTACTGACGATGCTGCCGCAATGGCCCAAGCGGTTAGGCGATTCTTGACCGAGGATGGTCTCGCCGATCGGCTGTCGAAAAATGCCCGCATAAAAGTTGAACAATTTGATTGGCCGAGCATTCTCCCAAAGTGGGAGAA